Below is a genomic region from Elusimicrobiota bacterium.
GCGCCTGAAAGTCCTGCTGGCCGTGCTCATCTGGGGCGCCTCCTTTTCCTTCACCAAGAGGGCTCTGGCCGAGGTCTCGCCCCTGGCTTTGGTCCTGGCGCGCTGCGGCCTGGGCAGCCTCTTCATGCTCGTCGTGGCCCGGACTCCGAGGCTCTTCCGGGGCCTGGCGCCCAAGGAGTGGCTGCAGCTGGCGGCCATCAGTGCCTCGGGAGTGGTCGGGCAGCAGACGATCCAGGCCTTCGCCCTGCGCCACACCAGCGCCAACCATGCCGGCTGGATCCTGGCCGCCACTCCCATAGCCGTGGCGCTGGCCATGGCCCTCTTCTTCGGAGAGCGCATGGGCCTGCAAAGGTGGTCCGGTTTCGGCCTGGGCGCGGCCGGCACGCTCCTCGTCATCCTCTCCCGCCAGCTCGTGGCCGGCGCCGGGCTCATCCCCACCGGGCGGGGGGACTTCCTGGTCATGCTCAGCTGCTTCAATTGGGCCCTCTATGTCATCATGATGGACCGCTGGCTCAAGTCCCGGTCCCAGCGGGACGTCACCGTCATGAGCATGGTCGCGGGCTTCGCGTTCATGGCCGCCGCGGCTCTGGCGGGCGGGCAGGCGCATGAGCTCTGGCACGTCAGCGCCAAGGGCTGGGCCTGCCTGGCCTACCTTGGGCTGCTGTCCTCAGGGCTCGGCTATCTCTTCTGGAACGCCGGCGTCGAGAAGATCGGCCCTTCGGCCTCGGCGGCTTTCCTTTATCTGGAGCCCCTGGCCGCGCTGGCCGCGGGCCGGCTCATGCTGGGAGAAGGCATCGCGGCCACCTCCGTGCTGGGGGGGGCGCTGATCCTGACCGGAGTCTACTGGGTCAACGCCGGGCGCAAGCTCCCCGAAACGCCCGAAGAAGCGGCCTGAGGCCGCCGTTCAAAGACGAGATCCGCACCGTCTCCTTGGCGCCTCCCGCTCCTGCATGTAGCGCTGGGCCATCATGAGCAGGGTGACGTACGCCATGAAGAGGCCGAAGCGGATCAGCGCGTTCCAGATCCCCATCCCCATATGAGGATAGATCTGCCCGGCCAGGAACTCCGCCCACAGCCAGCCTCCGGCCGACAGGGCCGGCGCAATCACGTTCCAGGCCCCGCCGAGGCACAGCACCGCCACGGTGATGGGCACGAAGGACAGGATCGGCGCGCTGACGTGCGGGCCGGACAAGTACTCGACGAAGAACACGGCCGTCACCAGCGCCGCGACCAGCGCCACGGCGACCGGGCGGGGCATGCGCCGCAAGGGCTGCGGAAGAATCTGCAGCAGAGCGGGCCAGAGCGGCGGGTCCTTGCGGGCGGCATCAGCCTGATATATTGGACTCATGGGCGCCTCCAAGGTCAGTTTAGCCGAGGGGTGGACAGTCTTCCATCTCGGGGAGTCAGGATTTGTCAGTGAGAGTCAGGGTCCGCGCGTCCGCGGCCTGCACCAGGGGCCCCCTTCCGCCTAGGCCTCTTGCCGCCCCGACGTGGGACCTTGGCTTCTGGCCGCCCTGACGCTCCGGGGCCATAATGACGGTATGAGAGGGAAGTCTCTGTCCCGGCTCCTGGCTCTGCTTCTGGCCATGCTGCCCGGCTCCGGCTGGGGCGCGCGCGTGGCCCTGCCGCCGGCCGTGGCGCCGACGCGCTTCGCCGGCCCCCTGGCCGTGGCGGTCCGGGCCGGCACGCCGCTGGCGCCGATCTCTCTGAGCCTCGGGTCCTTGCAGCCGGGCGTCCCGCCGCTGCTGGCGCCCGCGCTTCCCATGGCCCCGGCCGTTGTCCCGGCGGCATCGCCGCTGGCGGTCCTGAAGCAGACCGGCGTTTTCTCGGGCCAAGCGCTAAAGGCCGCGCCTGCCGAGGCGGCCGCGGCGTCGGCCGCCGCGGTCTTCGACCAGGCCGACCTCGGGCTGGGGGACGTCCGGCGCCGCTGGGGCAAGCTCTATCAGGACGGCCGGGAGTTGGAGGTCCTGGGCGAAGGCTCTTTCGGCCGGGTCTACGTGCATCCTCGCGACCCGGGCGCCGTGGTCAAGCTGATGACCAGTCTATCCGGCGACATCGCCCGGCAGTCGGCCCGGCAGGACAGCCAGGTCGGCATGAAGCTCGCCCAGGCCGGCGTCGGCCCCGCGGTCCTGGGGGTCTACGACATCCCCGGCCGGCCCAGCCGCCTGCGCCGCTGGCTCTGGCGCCTCTTCGGACTGGAGGCCCGCGCTCCGCCGCGCCCGGCCGTGGTCAAGCAACGGGTCTACGGGAGCACGGTCTTGGAGCTCATCGATGAGCTCCGCTTCACTCAGAAGGATTACGAGCTCGTCATGCGCATGCTCGAGCGCATGGCCGACCGCGGCCTGAAGGTGGGAGACCTGCGCACCGCCAACATCATGATCGGGCGGACCGCCGCGGACCCGGAGCCGCGAGCCTATCTGGTGGACGGCGGCTGGCTGCTCCCGGTGAAGGAAGGCGCGAGCCGGGAGGAGAGGCTGCGCGAGCTCAAGACCCAGCAGATGGAGATCCTCGGCGCCGGCGGTTCCGTGGGCTGGGCCAACGTCCTGGACCCCTTCGACGACATCCTTCAGGAAGGGCTCAGGGCTTCTCGGCCATGACCTCGAAGTCGTAGCCGAACTCGGTGTCGGCAAAACGCCAGAAGTGCTTGAGGCGGTCTCCCCAGAGATAGCGCGGCCAACTGGGCTGGGGCGGGATCAGGGCCCGTCCCTGCTCCAAAGAGAGCTCCTCGACCTTGGCCGCGGCCGCCTCGGCCCAGGTGTCCCTCTTGAAATTCTTGTAGGCTCTGGGCAGCCAGCCCCGCGCCTTCATGCCGAGCTTGAGGTGGAAGCAGCGCAGCGAGACCACGCGCAGGCCTAAGGAGCCGAGCAGGCCCAGCAAAGAGCGGCGCGAGAAGAAGAACAGGTGTCCGCCATGGCGGGTGTGCACCGGGCGGCCCCATCGTCGGCTCAAAGTCCTATTGGGCATGAGGTCCACCGGGCCGTTGGGCACGATGAGCTCCAGTCGGCCGCCGGGCCGGAGCATGCGCGCCACGCTGGCCACGGCCGCGCGGGGGGCGGGCTCGTGCTCGAGCACGTTGTTGAGGAGGATGTAGTCGAAGCTCTCCGGCGGATAGGGGGACTCGGAGAGCGGGCAGCTGGCGATCTCCAGGCCGTTGAGCCGCCGGCCCAGTTCCGCGGCCGCAGCCGAGAACTCCAGGCCGCGCACCCGCCAGCCCGAATGGTCGCGCAGTCCGGCCAGCATGGTGCCCAAGGCGCAGCCGGTGTCCAGGAAATCGCCGCTGGTGCGCCACTGCGAGAGGCGCAGGCCGATGGCCCGGCCCTTATAGTAGTCTCGTCAGTATTGCTTGAAGAAGGTCCCGAAATAGACCGGCGGGTAGCAGCGGGAGATCTCCTCGGCCGAGGGCGTGGGGTGGTAGAAGGCGGCGCCGCAGTCCGGGCAGTCGTAGACGTCCTTGACGCGGTCCAGGCAGAGCACGGCCGGGCAGGCCAGTCGTATCCGGGCGCCCAGGCAGACCGGGCAGGCGTTAGCGGGCATGGCGGCCTATTGTAGCTGTTTGCCCCGCCGCGGGGTAGGGCCGCTAGTCCAAGGCGCGAAACGCGTCTCCTGCGACTTCTCGACTTCACTCACTTTCTTCGTTGCCGTTGCAGAAGGTTCCAGCGCACAGCGCCGGAATCCGCCCGCCGCAGGCGCCCAAGAGGGGCTGACCACTAGCCTTTATGATTTCGCGCCGACAAGGAACGGGCGACGCCGGGGTTGGCGCGGCGAACGCCGCGCCAACCCCGAGAAGTATGCCTGGGCATGCGGTATTCCCTACACTTTCTGAAAATTTCTGCTGGATTTTGTGAAGTAATTCACATCGCGCGCGCGATGTGAATTATGATTACTAACTAAGCAGAATTTTTTCAAAAACGAAGGCTCGCAATGAACCCCAAACATCTCACAAGAGGTGGGTGAAGTCGCGCTACGACTTGCCTTGACAATCCAAGGTGCTGGGGCTACCCTTAAGATATGGCGACCCCTCTCGCCTTCTTGTTGCTGGCGGCCGTTTCCTCGAGTCACGCCGAGGCAACGGCCTACCTGCCGCACACCCGGACCAGCGTCCTGGCCGCAGCCTACGAGAGCGGGACTCCGGTCCAGCAGGCGCTCGAAGCCGAGCCTCCTATGCCGGAACTGGCCCCGTACGGCGCGGCGCGCTTCGCCGGACTCATGCCGCGCATCGCCGCGATCCAGTCCCCGCAGCCCGCGGCCGACTGCGCCGCGATGGGCAGGGAGATCGACGAGGTGACCGCCACCGTCGTCCTGGATGAAGCGGTGCGCCCCACGGTGGCGGAGATGTACAAGTCGCTCAAGGGCTGCTCGCCGAACAAGTCCGCCGGCGCCTTCTGGACGCAGGAGCGCGACTATCGGCGTGCGGGCTTCGCGCGCTCCCAGGCGGCTCAGCGCGCCGCCTACGAGCGCAACGAGCGGGTCCAGAAGCGGCTCGCGGGCGTGGACGGAAGCGTCTTCGGGAAGACCGGCGATCCGGGCGCCGTCGGAGCTCCGTCCGCAGCCGTGCAGGGCAGCGCGGGCAACGGCGCCAAGGGAGTCCCGGCTTCGGCCTATCTTCCTTCCGCTGAGGTCCCCGCTTCGATCAAGCACAACGCCGCCGACCCTCCGCCGCTCACCCAGGCCGGGGCGAATCCCTCCGTCAACCGCGAGGTCATGCGCGTGCTCGCCATCGCCCAGGACAGCGTCTGCCGCCTCAACCGACAGGGCCTGAGGAGCGCGGGCTCCGGAGAGGCCAACGGCATCTTGAACAACACCCTGAGCACGTTCACGGATAGGATCCGCTGCTACCCGCAGTCCGAGGAGGTGGTGGCGGACCTCAAGAAGTGGGGCGTCGGCGGCCCCGCCAGCCCGTGGCAGGTCGAGATCCGGAACAAGGAGGGATGGAAGCCCGCTTCCGACGCGGAAGCCGAGACTCTGAAGGGCCGGATCAAGACGCAGATATACAACAACGGCCATTGGTGGGTGCGCCTCAAGCCCAAGGACCCGTCCGCCCTTCCCGTGGTCGTCAACATCGATCCCTGGGCGGGGATCTACTCGGTGGATCCCCCCGACAATGTGAAGCCGCGCGAGCAGTGGCAGGTCATCCCGACCGCCGACCAGAAGGACTGCCAGCCTTCCTTGCCGTCCCCATCTCCGTAGGCCTGGGCCCCTGGCGCCGCGCGTGCTCTAGGGGACGGTCTGGCCGGCAGTCAGTCAGAAAGAGCTCTCGACGCTGCAATCGAACTTGGTCGTGGAGAGCTTCAGCAGGCGGGGCTCCAAGCCGTCAAGGTCCTGGCTGAAGATCTTGCTCGCGCCGGCGGGCAGGCCTTGGACCGAAAAGAGCTTGCTCGCCACGACGATCCCGTTGCTGCGGACGATCACGCGGAGATGGACGGTCGAGATATGCCTGGAGGTCTTGTTCCGTATCTCGCCCCGGAGGGAGACCTTGTTGCCGGACTCCGAGTCGCTGCTCAGACCCACGTGAATCAGCTCCAGATCTCCCCACATTGGCGTTTTTCCTAGCTCCGTGTATTGTACTATACCGATTGCCGTCCCCCTCGGGGCCGGTAGACCATGAAGATCCGGTTCTGGGGGACCTGCGGCTCCATCCCCGCCCCGACGGATGCCTCCGCGATACGCGGGAAGGTCCTGGGCGCGCTGAACGCGGCCCGGGGGCGGCGTTTCGACGGCCTCGCCGATCTCGAAGGCTTCGTGGACTCGCTGCCGTTCGCGATGCGCGCCACCTACGGCGGGAACACCTCATGCGTCGAGATCTCCCACGGCGCGGATCGCGTCATCTGCGACGCGGGGACCGGGATCCGCGACCTGGGCGTCCGCCTGCTATCCCGGAAAGACGGCGGCGCGCGGAAAGTCTTCCACATCTTCCTCTCGCACATCCACTGGGACCACATCCAGGGGCTCCCCTTCTTCCTGCCGGCCTATGTCCCCGGGAACACCGTCCATATCTACGGCTGCCATGCGGATATCGCGGCGGCCGTCTCCGGGCAGCAGGCCGCGCCCTATTTCCCGGTCCCCTTCCCCTCCCTGCCCGCGACTTTGCGTTTCACGGTCCTTTCCCCGGGGCAAGACTACGAGCTCGGCGGCTTCCGGGTCCGCGCCTTCGCGCAGGCCCACCCCGGGGGCTCCTTCGGCTATGCGTTCACGGCCGCAGGCCGAAAGGCGGTCTATTCCACGGACTCCGAGCACAAGGCCGACGACGTCCAGGAGTCGCGCTTCGTGGAATTCTTCTCCGCGGCCGACCTCCTCGTCTTCGACGCCCAATACTCCCTGGCCGAGGCGGAACTCTCGAAAAAGGACTGGGGGCATTCGAGCAACGTGCTGGGGGTGGAGCTCGCGGTCCAAGCCCGAGCCAAGCGCCTCGTCCTGTTCCACCGGGAGCCCCGGTCCAACGACGAGGCTCTGGACCGACTGCTCGCCGACACGCGCCAATACGTGAAGCTCTACGCCGAGACGTCGGACTTGGCCGTGGACCTGGCCTACGACGGGCTCGAGATCGAGCTCTGAGTCGAGCTTGGACGGTCCGTCACCGATCGGTGGGTCCTTAGGCCTAATCGCGGCGCGGCCAAAGGTCCCTGGTCCTTTGGGCCATCCGGGGTCACGCTCCTATTGTCGGAGGTGACTCATGAAACTCGATCGTCCAGCGTGCGCCCTCGCAGCGGTCCTTTTGTTCGGAGCCTGCAAGCCTGAAGGCAAGGACGCTCCGGCCAAGACCGGGGCCGCCGCGAGCCCGCCGGCCGCTTCGAGCCCGATCGGGCCGGCTCAGCAGGGCCCCGCCCAGGCCGTCGCGAAGAGCATCCTGCCCGCCGCGCCGGCCTCCGGCGCCGTCGCCGCGGATGAGAAGGCCAAGCAGGACGCGGGGCGGGTGTTCGACAACACGCCGGCCGCCGACGAGCTCTCCAAGCTCGCGGGCGACGACAAGCCGGCGGTCGCGGCCCCGGCGCCGTCGCCGGACGACAAAGCCCGGGCCGATGCGAGCCTGACCGCCGCGGCCGTCCCCGCGGTGGCGCTGGACGATCCGTCCCGAGCTCCGGCCGCTCCGGAGGTCGCGGAGGCGGGGCCTGGCTTCTGGGCGGGCGTGAAAGACCGCGCGGGCGCGGTCGTGGACGGCGCGAAGGAGCTCGCGGCCGGCGCGGCCCAGGCGGTCAAGGAATACGTCGTGGAACCCACTGTGGCCTTGGCCGAGAAGGTCGGCGACAAGGCCGGGGAGCTTTACGCGAGCGCCAAGGAGCAGGTGGTGGAGACCTACGCGCGGGCCTCCCAGGCTGTCAAGGAACACGTCGTGGAACCAGCCAAGGCCCTGGCCGAGAAGGTCGGCGGCAAGGCCGGGGAGCTTTACGCGAGCGCCAAGCGCCAGGTCGTGGAGACCGCCGCGCGGGTGAAAGAGAAGGCGCAGGAGCTCGTCGCCTCGGCGACGACCAAGGTGACGGAGGTCGCGGCGCAGGTCAAGACCGCGGCGCAGGAGTTCGCGGCCCCGGTGACGGCCAAGGTCGCGGAGGTCGCGGCGAAGGTCAAGGAGACCTCCGCACAGGTCAAGGCGGCGGTCGGCGATAAGATCGGTCAGGCGACTCAGGCCGCGCGCGGGCTGTTCGACGGCGCGCTGAAGTGCTGGGGAGCCTTCGGCCGATAG
It encodes:
- a CDS encoding DMT family transporter, which gives rise to MADPTRLKVLLAVLIWGASFSFTKRALAEVSPLALVLARCGLGSLFMLVVARTPRLFRGLAPKEWLQLAAISASGVVGQQTIQAFALRHTSANHAGWILAATPIAVALAMALFFGERMGLQRWSGFGLGAAGTLLVILSRQLVAGAGLIPTGRGDFLVMLSCFNWALYVIMMDRWLKSRSQRDVTVMSMVAGFAFMAAAALAGGQAHELWHVSAKGWACLAYLGLLSSGLGYLFWNAGVEKIGPSASAAFLYLEPLAALAAGRLMLGEGIAATSVLGGALILTGVYWVNAGRKLPETPEEAA
- a CDS encoding class I SAM-dependent methyltransferase, giving the protein MRLSQWRTSGDFLDTGCALGTMLAGLRDHSGWRVRGLEFSAAAAELGRRLNGLEIASCPLSESPYPPESFDYILLNNVLEHEPAPRAAVASVARMLRPGGRLELIVPNGPVDLMPNRTLSRRWGRPVHTRHGGHLFFFSRRSLLGLLGSLGLRVVSLRCFHLKLGMKARGWLPRAYKNFKRDTWAEAAAAKVEELSLEQGRALIPPQPSWPRYLWGDRLKHFWRFADTEFGYDFEVMAEKP
- a CDS encoding FxLYD domain-containing protein; protein product: MWGDLELIHVGLSSDSESGNKVSLRGEIRNKTSRHISTVHLRVIVRSNGIVVASKLFSVQGLPAGASKIFSQDLDGLEPRLLKLSTTKFDCSVESSF
- a CDS encoding MBL fold metallo-hydrolase; translated protein: MKIRFWGTCGSIPAPTDASAIRGKVLGALNAARGRRFDGLADLEGFVDSLPFAMRATYGGNTSCVEISHGADRVICDAGTGIRDLGVRLLSRKDGGARKVFHIFLSHIHWDHIQGLPFFLPAYVPGNTVHIYGCHADIAAAVSGQQAAPYFPVPFPSLPATLRFTVLSPGQDYELGGFRVRAFAQAHPGGSFGYAFTAAGRKAVYSTDSEHKADDVQESRFVEFFSAADLLVFDAQYSLAEAELSKKDWGHSSNVLGVELAVQARAKRLVLFHREPRSNDEALDRLLADTRQYVKLYAETSDLAVDLAYDGLEIEL